A stretch of the Arvicanthis niloticus isolate mArvNil1 chromosome 17, mArvNil1.pat.X, whole genome shotgun sequence genome encodes the following:
- the Rrp36 gene encoding ribosomal RNA processing protein 36 homolog isoform X2, whose amino-acid sequence MRKAVSSGKVGAGGPRSAMKGGDATGDRPKDTSDMSFEELLRLQSQVRPKANKQLVAGNSTKTRSPRQPVCVADKHRPLEMSAKVRVPFLRQVVPVSKKVARDPRFDDLSGDYNPEVFDKTYQFLNDIRAKEKQLVKKQLKKHRSGEEREKLQQLLQRMEQQETAQQERKQQQELHLALKQERRALAQQGHRPYFLKKSEQRQLALAERFKELKRSKKLESFLSRKRRRNAGKDRRRLPLSKE is encoded by the exons ATGCGGAAAGCTGTTTCTAGTGGCAAGGTCGGGGCCGGAGGTCCCCGCAGTGCCATGAAGGGTGGGGATGCGACCGGCGACCGGCCGAAGG ACACATCTGACATGTCATTTGAGGAGCTGTTGAGATTACAGAGCCAAGTGAGACCCAAGGCAAACAAACAATTGGTAGCTGGAAACAGCACTAAAACTCGAAGCCCCAGACAACCCGTGTGTGTCGCAGATAAGCACCG GCCTCTGGAAATGTCAGCCAAAGTCCGGGTGCCATTCTTACGTCAGGTGGTTCCTGTCAGTAAAAAG GTCGCCCGAGACCCCCGCTTTGACGATCTGTCAGGGGACTATAACCCTGAAGTGTTTGACAAGACTTACCAGTTCCTGAATGATATTCGAGCCAAGGAGAAACAG CTTGTGAAGAAGCAGTTGAAGAAGCACCGCTCAGGGGAGGAGCGTGAGAAGCTGCAGCAGCTGCTTCAGCGGATG GAGCAGCAAGAGACAGCACAGCAGGAGCgcaagcagcagcaggagctgcACCTGGCCTTGAAGCAGGAGCGGAGGGCTCTGGCACAGCAGGGCCATCGGCCATACTTCCTGAAGAAAT CCGAGCAGCGCCAGCTGGCCCTCGCTGAGAGGTTCAAGGAGCTGAAACGCAGCAAGAAGCTGGAGAGTTTCCTGAGTCGGAAGCGGCGCCGGAACGCGGGCAAGGACAGGAGGCGTCTCCCTCTGAGCAAGGAGTAG
- the Mrpl2 gene encoding large ribosomal subunit protein uL2m isoform X1: MALCVLASALRSLSLVSPAITARVPSLLPAAQTQSNALLQLPPALVLPSHRPVHMSADRNAKFVSWKSRTKYTVKPVKMRKSGGRDHTGRIRVHGIGGGHKQNYRMIDFLRFRPEKESSAGPFEEKVVVVRYDPCRSADIALVAGGSRKRWIIATENMKAGDTILNSNYIGRMAVAAQEGDAHPLGALPVGTLINNVESEPGRGAQYIRAAGTCGVLLRKVNGTAIIQLPSKRQMQVLESCTATVGRVSNVNHNQRVIGKAGRNRWLGKRPNSGLWQRKGGWAGRKIRPLPPMKSYVKLPSAAAQS; the protein is encoded by the exons ATGGCCTTGTGTGTGCTGGCTAGTGCTCTGCGCTCTTTGAGCCTGGTATCCCCGGCCATTACCGCCCGGGTTCCGAGTCTGCTCCCTGCTGCCCAG ACACAAAGCAATGCCCTCCTTCAGCTGCCCCCTGCCTTGGTGTTACCCTCTCACCGCCCAGTGCATATGTCTGCAGACCGCAATGCCAAGTTTGTGTCCTGGAAGAGTCGTACCAAGTACACAGTGAAGCCGGTGAAGATGAGGAAGTCTGGGGGTCGAGACCATACAG GCCGAATCCGAGTACACGGTATTGGTGGAGGTCACAAGCAGAATTATCGGATGATTGACTTTCTGCGCTTCCGGCCAGAAAAGGAATCTTCGGCAGGACCCTTTGAGGAGAAGGTTGTCGTAGTCCGCTATGATCCTTGTAG GTCTGCAGACATAGCTCTGGTTGCAGGGGGCAGCCGGAAACGCTGGATCATTGCCACAGAAAACATGAAGGCAGGAGATACAATCCTGAACTCTAACTACATAGGCAGGATGGCAG TGGCCGCTCAGGAAGGGGATGCACACCCGCTGGGGGCATTGCCTGTGGGGACCCTCATCAACAACGTGGAAAGCGAGCCTGGCCGAGGAGCCCAGTATATCCGAGCTGCAG gGACGTGCGGTGTGCTGCTCCGGAAGGTGAATGGAACGGCCATTATCCAGCTGCCTTCTAAGAGGCAAATGCAG GTGCTGGAGTCGTGCACTGCAACTGTAGGCCGGGTTTCCAACGTTAACCATAACCAGCGGGTCATCGGCAAGGCAGGACGGAACCGCTGGCTGGGCAAGAGGCCTAACAGTGGGCTGTGGCAACGCAAGGGAGGCTGGGCCGGCCGAAAGATTCGGCCACTGCCACCCATGAAGAGTTACGTGAAGCTGCCCTCCGCTGCTGCCCAAAGCTGA
- the Mrpl2 gene encoding large ribosomal subunit protein uL2m isoform X2, whose translation MALCVLASALRSLSLVSPAITARVPSLLPAAQTQSNALLQLPPALVLPSHRPVHMSADRNAKFVSWKSRTKYTVKPVKMRKSGGRDHTGRIRVHGIGGGHKQNYRMIDFLRFRPEKESSAGPFEEKVVVVRYDPCRSADIALVAGGSRKRWIIATENMKAGDTILNSNYIGRMAVAAQEGDAHPLGALPVGTLINNVESEPGRGAQYIRAAGQSRLSCGLRSHGNLPLFCGGWQSCLPLPRDVRCAAPEGEWNGHYPAAF comes from the exons ATGGCCTTGTGTGTGCTGGCTAGTGCTCTGCGCTCTTTGAGCCTGGTATCCCCGGCCATTACCGCCCGGGTTCCGAGTCTGCTCCCTGCTGCCCAG ACACAAAGCAATGCCCTCCTTCAGCTGCCCCCTGCCTTGGTGTTACCCTCTCACCGCCCAGTGCATATGTCTGCAGACCGCAATGCCAAGTTTGTGTCCTGGAAGAGTCGTACCAAGTACACAGTGAAGCCGGTGAAGATGAGGAAGTCTGGGGGTCGAGACCATACAG GCCGAATCCGAGTACACGGTATTGGTGGAGGTCACAAGCAGAATTATCGGATGATTGACTTTCTGCGCTTCCGGCCAGAAAAGGAATCTTCGGCAGGACCCTTTGAGGAGAAGGTTGTCGTAGTCCGCTATGATCCTTGTAG GTCTGCAGACATAGCTCTGGTTGCAGGGGGCAGCCGGAAACGCTGGATCATTGCCACAGAAAACATGAAGGCAGGAGATACAATCCTGAACTCTAACTACATAGGCAGGATGGCAG TGGCCGCTCAGGAAGGGGATGCACACCCGCTGGGGGCATTGCCTGTGGGGACCCTCATCAACAACGTGGAAAGCGAGCCTGGCCGAGGAGCCCAGTATATCCGAGCTGCAG GGCAAAGTAGGCTATCATGTGGCCTCAGATCCCATGGAAACCTCCCTCTGTTTTGTGGAGGGTGGCAAAgctgtctccccctccccaggGACGTGCGGTGTGCTGCTCCGGAAGGTGAATGGAACGGCCATTATCCAGCTGCCTTCTAA
- the Cul7 gene encoding cullin-7 — translation MVGELRYREFRVPLGPGLHAYPDELIRQRVGHNGHTEYQIRWLILRRGDDGDGDSSQVDCKAEHILLWMTDDEIFANCHKMLGENGQVIRPSQESAEAGALDKSVLEEMETDVKSLIQRALRQLEECVGTVPPAPLLHTVHVLSAYASIEPLTGVFKDRRVLDLLMHMLGSPDYQIRWSAGRMIQALSSHDAGTRTQILLSLSQQEAIEKHLDFDSRCALLALFAQATLAEHPMSFEGVQLPQVPGRLLFSLVKRYLHVTFLLDRLNSNARDEVVQNNFIPEELNVGRSRLELEFSMAMGTLISELVKAMRWDGASSRPGESSSSAFQSQPAEFFHPRAQHFRRSRRFRPRTAFASVNTYALYVRDMLRPGMRVRMLENYEEISTGDEGQFRQSNDGVPPVQVLWDSTGHTYWVHWHMLEILGFEDDIEDVVEIAEFQGPMASGAQSIVPPSQRWKPITQLFAEPYVVPEEEDREEREHLTQAEWWELFFFIKKLSEAERQHIVELLQEHLDGEHVLDYEILPELTIPVDLAQDLLLSLPQQLDDSTLRDLFNCCVYRKYGPEVLVGQINYPYVIDAQHNILFKAKPEPQESEAKEPTFQSTSPALKRLVESLGPDGKLLVDLEQALSSEAPQENEVKPCLLQLQQQPQPFLALMWSLDTSADNKALHLTVLRILMQLVNFPEALLLPWHEAMDACMICLRSPNTDREVLQELIFFLHRLTSTCRDYAVILNQLGARDAISKVLEKHRGKLELAQELRDMVFKCEKHAHLYRKLTTNILGGCIQMVLGQIEDHRRTHRPIQIPFFDVFLRYLCQGSTEDMKKNKYWEKVEVSSNPHRVSRLTDRNPKTYWESSGIAGSHTITLHMRSGVLIRQLTLLVASEDSSYMPAWVVVYGGNSINSVKKELNTVNVMPHANRVILLENLTRFWPIIRIRIKRCQQGGINTRIRGLEVLGPKPTFWPVFREQLYRHTRLFYMVRAQAWSQDIAEDRRSLLHLSSRLNGALRQEQNFAERFLPDMETAQALSKTCWEALVSPLIQNITSPDEDSTSSLGWLLDQYLECREAAYNPQSRAAAFSSRVRRLTHLLVHVEPCEAAPPVVAISQSKGRNRSHDWSSLVTRGLPSSIMKNLTRCWRSVVEEQLNKFLTSSWKDDDFVPRYCERYYILQKSSSELFGPRAAFLLAMRNGCADAMLKLPFLRAAHVSEQFARHIDQRIQGSRMGGARGMEMLAQLQRCLESVLILSPLEIATTFEHYYQHYMADRLLNVGSSWLEGAVLEQIGPCFPSRLPQLMLQSLNISEELQRQFHVYQLQQLDQELLKLEDTEKKIQVAHEDSDEHKKEEAAGETAAMAMADEEEEEGKKEEGEEEEGEGEEEEEDEEERYYEGTMPEVCVLVVSPRFWPVASVCQMLNPASCLPPYLRGTINHYTNFFSTSRSHSSLEKESQRRLQWTWQGRAEVQFGDQILHVSTVQMWLLLHLNSQKAVSVESLQALSELPPEVLNRAIGPLTSSRGPLDLQEQKNIPGGVLKIRDDSEEPRPRRGNVWLIPPQTYLKAEDEEGRNMEKRRNLLNCLVVRILKAHGDEGLHIDQLVYLVLEAWQKGPCPPRGLVSSLGRGAECRSSDVLSCILHLLGKGTLRRHDDRPQMLFYAVPITVMEPHTESLNPGSTGPNPPLTFHTLQIRSRGVPYAACTGTQTFSTFR, via the exons ATGGTGGGCGAGCTCCGCTACAGGGAATTCAGGGTGCCCCTGGGGCCTGGCTTGCACGCATATCCGGATGAATTGATCCGCCAACGGGTTGGCCATAATGGGCATACTGAGTATCAGATCCGCTGGCTCATCCTCAGGCGTGGAGATGATGGGGATGGGGACTCTAGCCAAGTGGACTGCAAGGCTGAACATATCCTGCTATGGATGACTGACGATGAGATCTTTGCCAACTGCCACAAGATGCTGGGAGAGAATGGTCAAGTCATCAGACCTTCCCAGGAGTCTGCAGAGGCCGGGGCCCTCGACAAATCTGTGCTGGaggagatggaaacagatgtgAAGTCCTTGATTCAGAGGGCCCTGCGGCAGCTGGAGGAGTGTGTGGGCACTGTTCCTCCTGCCCCGCTCCTTCACACGGTCCATGTCCTCAGTGCCTATGCCAGCATCGAGCCCCTCACTGGTGTCTTCAAAGACCGAAGAGTTCTGGACCTGCTCATGCACATGCTGGGCAGTCCTGATTATCAGATCCGCTGGAGCGCAGGCCGGATGATACAAGCTCTATCCTCCCATGATGCCG GGACCCGGACCCAGATCCTTCTGTCACTGAGCCAACAAGAGGCCATTGAAAAACACCTGGATTTTGACAGCCGCTGCGCTCTGCTTGCACTGTTTGCCCAGGCCACTCTCGCAGAACACCCGATGTCTTTCGAGGGAGTTCAGCTGCCACAG GTCCCAGGACGGCTGCTCTTCTCCCTGGTGAAACGCTACCTGCATGTCACGTTCCTCCTGGATCGGCTGAACAGCAATGCAAGGGATGAGGTTGTCCAGAACAACTTTATTCCTGAGGAGCTGAATGTAGGGAGGAGCCGGCTGGAACTGGAATTCAGTATGGCCATGGGCACGCTGATCTCTGAGCTGGTGAAGGCCATGCGCTGGGATGGAGCCTCAAGCAGACCAGGGGAGTCTTCCTCTTCCGCTTTCCAGTCTCAGCCAGCGGAGTTCTTCCACCCCCGTGCCCAGCATTTCAGGAGGTCAAGGCGTTTTCGCCCCCGCACCGCGTTTGCAAGTGTTAATACCTATGCCTTGTATGTTCGGGACATGCTCCGGCCTGGGATGCGGGTACGGATGCTGGAGAATTATGAGGAGATCAGCACTGGGGATGAGGGCCAGTTCCGACAGAGCAACGACGGCGTGCCCCCTGTGCAG GTGTTGTGGGATTCAACAGGCCATACCTATTGGGTGCACTGGCACATGCTTGAGATCCTGGGCTTTGAGGACGACATTGAGGATGTGGTTGAAATTGCTGAGTTCCAGGGGCCAATGGCCAGTGGAGCACAGAGCATAG TCCCACCATCCCAGCGCTGGAAGCCCATAACTCAGCTCTTTGCCGAGCCTTATGTGGTCCctgaggaggaagacagggaagagagagagcacTTGACCCAGGCTGAGTGGTGGGAGCTCTTCTTTTTCATCAAGAAGTTAAGTGAGGCAGAGCGGCAGCACATTGTGGAGCTCCTCCAGGAGCACCTGGATGGGGAG CATGTTCTGGACTATGAGATCCTGCCTGAGCTGACCATACCTGTTGACTTGGCCCAAGAcctgctgctgtctctgcctcaaCAACTTGATGACAGTACTCTGAGGGACCTGTTCAACTGCTGTGTCTACAGAAAGTATGGGCCCGAAGTCCTGGTAGGGCAGATAAACTACCCATATGTGATAGATGCCCAGCACAATATACTGTTTAAAGCCAAGCCCGAGCCGCAAGAGTCTGAAG CCAAAGAGCCCACATTTCAGAGCACCAGCCCTGCCCTGAAGCGTCTGGTGGAGAGCTTGGGCCCAGATGGGAAGCTCCTTGTGGATCTAGAACAAGCCCTCAGCTCCGAGGCTCCCCAGGAAAATGAGGTCAAGCCATGCTTGCTGCAGCTCCAGCAGCAGCCCCAGCCCTTCCTCGCACTGATGTGGAGCCTGGACACCTCAGCCGACAACAAGGCCCTGCACCTGACCGTGCTGAG AATCTTGATGCAGCTGGTGAACTTCCCTGAGGCACTGTTGCTGCCCTGGCATGAGGCTATGGATGCCTGCATGATCTGCCTTCGGTCCCCCAATACTGACCGAGAG GTGCTCCAGGAACTAATCTTCTTTCTACACcgcctgacctccacatgccggGACTATGCGGTGATACTAAACCAGCTGGGAGCCCGGGATGCCATCTCTAAGGTCCTGGAAAAGCACCGAGGGAAACTGGAGCTGGCTCAGGAGCTCAGGGATATGGTGTTCAAGTGTGAGAAACATGCCCACCTCTACCGGAAACTCACCACCAACATCCTGGGCGGCTGCATCCAG ATGGTCCTGGGCCAGATTGAAGACCACAGACGAACCCACCGGCCCATCCAAATCCCTTTCTTTGATGTGTTTCTCAGATATCTGTGCCAAG GCTCCACTGAGGACATGAAGAAAAACAAGTACTGGGAGAAGGTGGAGGTGTCCTCGAACCCACACCGGGTCAGCAGGCTGACGGACCGCAACCCCAAGACCTACTGGGAGTCCAGTGGCATTGCCGGCTCCCACACCATCACTTTGCACATGCGCTCAGGTGTCCTCATCAG GCAGCTGACTCTACTGGTGGCTAGTGAGGACTCAAGCTACATGCCAGCCTGGGTAGTGGTGTACGGGGGCAACAGCATCAACTCTGTTAAAAAAGAACTCAACACG GTGAACGTGATGCCACATGCCAACCGAGTGATCCTTCTGGAGAATTTGACCCGATTCTGGCCCATCATCCGGATCCGCATAAAGCGCTGTCAGCAG GGTGGCATCAACACGCGCATCCGGGGCCTGGAGGTCTTGGGCCCCAAGCCCACCTTCTGGCCAGTGTTCCGAGAGCAGCTGTACCGGCACACACGCCTCTTCTACATGGTTCGGGCACAAGCGTGGAGCCAGGACATAGCAGAGGACCGCCGGAGCCTCCTGCACTTGAGTTCTAG ACTGAACGGGGCTCTGCGGCAGGAGCAGAATTTTGCAGAGCGTTTCCTTCCTGATATGGAGACCGCACAAGCACTGAGCAAGACCTGCTGGGAGGCCTTGGTCAGCCCCCTGATACAGAACATCACCTCTCCCG ATGAGGACAGCACCAGCTCCTTAGGCTGGCTGCTGGATCAGTACCTGGAATGCAGGGAGGCTGCCTACAATCCCCAGAGCCGAGCTGCAGCTTTTTCCTCACGTGTGCGCCGCCTCACCCACCTCCTGGTCCATGTGGAGCCCTGTGAGGCAGCACCTCCAGTGGTGGCCATCTCCCAATCCA aGGGCAGAAATAGAAGCCATGACTGGAGCTCCCTGGTCACCCGGGGCCTTCCAAGCAGCATCATGAAGAACCTGACCCGTTGCTGGCGGTCTGTGGTAGAGGAGCAG cTGAACAAGTTTCTGACCTCGTCCTGGAAGGATGACGATTTTGTACCCCGCTATTGCGAGCGCTATTACATCCTCCAGAAGTCTAGCTCTGAGCTGTTTGGGCCACGAGCTGCCTTCTTGCTAGCAATGCGGAATGGCTGTGCGGACGCCATGCTGAAGCTCCCTTTCCTCAGGGCTGCCCAT GTGAGCGAGCAGTTTGCTCGGCACATTGACCAGAGGATCCAAGGCAGCAGGATGGGTGGAGCCCGGGGAATGGAGATGCTGGCACAGTTGCAGCGATGCCTGGAGTCTGTCCTAATTTTATCTCCCTTGGAGATAGCCACCACCTTCGAGCATTACTACCA GCATTACATGGCTGACCGTCTCCTGAACGTGGGCTCCAGCTGGCTGGAGGGGGCCGTGCTGGAGCAGATCGGTCCCTGCTTCCCCAGCCGCCTCCCTCAGCTGATGCTGCAAAGCCTGAACATCTCAGAGGAGCTGCAGCGACAGTTCCATGTGTACCAGCTGCAGCAGCTCGATCAGGAGCTCctgaagctggaagacacagaaaagaagaTACAG GTGGCCCATGAGGACAGTGACGAGcacaagaaagaagaagctgctgGAGAGACAGCGGCTATGGCTATggcagatgaggaggaggaggaagggaagaaagaggagggagaggaggaggaaggggagggagaggaggaggaagaggatgaggaagaacgCTATTATGAAGGAACAATGCCAGAAGTGTGTGTACTTGTCGTGTCTCCACGCTTCTGGCCTGTCGCCTCCGTCTGCCAAATGCTCAaccctgcatcatgcctgccccCGTACCTGAGGGGAACCATAAATCACTACACCAACTTCTTCAGCACGA GTCGGAGCCACTCCAGCTTAGAGAAAGAATCACAGAGGCGACTCCAGTGGACATGGCAGGGCCGGGCAGAAGTGCAGTTTGGTGATCAGATTCTGCATGTGTCCACAGTACAGATGTGGCTGCTGCTGCACCTCAACAGTCAGAAG GCGGTGTCTGTTGAGAGCCTGCAGGCTCTCTCAGAGCTCCCTCCAGAAGTGCTTAACAGGGCAATCGGGCCTCTCACCTCATCAAGAGGTCCCTTGGACCTTCAGGAGCAGAAAAACATACCAGGAG GAGTGCTCAAGATCCGAGATGACAGTGAAGAACCCAGGCCGAGGAGGGGCAATGTGTGGCTAATCCCACCTCAGACATACCTGAAAGCTGAGGATGAAGAGGGCCGGAacatggagaagagaaggaacCTTTTAAACTGCCTTGTTGTCCGCATCCTCAAGGCTCATGGGGATGAAGGCTTGCATATTGACCAGCTCGTCTATCTG GTGCTAGAAGCTTGGCAGAAAGGCCCGTGTCCTCCTAGGGGTCTGGTCAGCAGCCTTGGCAGGGGAGCAGAGTGCAGGAGCTCTGATGTCCTCTCCTGTATCCTGCACCTCCTGGGCAAGGGCACACTGAGACGCCATGACGACCGGCCACAGATGCTGTTTTATGCAGTCCCTATAACTGTGATGGAGCCCCACACGGAGTCCCTGAACCCTGGCTCGACAGGCCCCAACCCACCCCTCACCTTCCACACCCTGCAGATTCGATCCCGGGGTGTGCCTTATGCTGCCTGCACTGGCACCCAGACCTTCTCCACTTTCCGGTAG
- the Klhdc3 gene encoding kelch domain-containing protein 3: MLRWTVHLEGGPRRVNHAAVAVGHRVYSFGGYCSGEDYETLRQIDVHIFNAVSLRWTKLPPVRPAVRGQAPVVPYMRYGHSTVLIDDTVFLWGGRNDTEGACNVLYAFDVNTHKWSTPRVSGTVPGARDGHSACVLGKIMYIFGGYEQLADCFSNDIHKLDTSTMTWTLVCTKGNPARWRDFHSATMLGNHMYVFGGRADRFGPFHSNNEIYCNRIRVFDTRTEAWLDCPHTPVLPEGRRSHSAFGYNGELYIFGGYNARLNRHFHDLWKFNPGSFTWKKIEPKGKGPCPRRRQCCCIVGDKIVLFGGTSPSPEEGLGDEFDLIDHSDLHILDFSPSLKTLCKLAVIQYNLDQSCLPHDIRWELNAMTTNSNISRPIVSSHG, from the exons ATGTTACGGTGGACAGTGCATCTGGAGGGCGGGCCACGCAGGGTGAACCATGCTGCAGTGGCTGTCGGGCATCGAGTGTACTCCTTCGGGGGTTACTGCTCTGGTGAAGACTACGAGACACTACGGCAGATAGACGTGCACATTTTCAATGCTG TGTCCTTGCGTTGGACAAAGTTGCCCCCCGTGAGGCCTGCCGTCCGAGGGCAGGCTCCTGTTGTCCCTTACATGCGGTATGGACACTCCACCGTCCTCATTGATGACACGGTTTTCCTTTGGGGCGGGCGCAATGACACCGAGGGGGCCTGCAACGTACTCTACGCCTTCGATGTCA ATACTCACAAGTGGTCTACACCCCGAGTGTCAGGAACGGTTCCTGGGGCCCGGGATGGACATTCAGCTTGTGTCCTGGGCAAGATCATGTACATCTTTGGGGGATATGAACAGCTG GCCGACTGCTTTTCCAATGACATCCACAAGCTGGATACCAGCACCATGACATGGACCCTTGTTTGTACAAAG GGCAATCCTGCACGGTGGAGGGACTTCCACTCAGCCACAATGCTGGGCAATCACATGTATGTCTTCGGGGGCCGTGCTGACCGCTTTGGGCCATTTCATTCCAACAATGAGATCTACTGTAATCGAATTCGAGTCTTTGATACCAGAACCGAGGCCTGGCTTGACTGTCCACATACGCCAGTGCTGCCTGAGGGGCGCAGGAGCCATTCAGCCT TTGGCTACAATGGAGAGTTGTACATCTTTGGTGGCTATAATGCAAGGCTGAATCGGCATTTCCATGACCTCTGGAAGTTTAATCCTG GGTCCTTTACCTGGAAGAAGATTGAACCAAAGGGGAAAGGACCATGTCCCCGCCGACGCCAGTGTTGCTGTATTGTTGGTGATAAGATTGTCCTCTTTGGGGGTACCAG CCCCTCTCCAGAGGAAGGCCTGGGGGATGAATTTGACCTCATAGATCATTCTGACTTACACATCTTGGACTtca GTCCTAGTCTGAAGACTCTCTGCAAACTGGCCGTGATTCAATACAACCTGGACCAGTCCTGTCTGCCCCATGACATCAG GTGGGAGCTCAATGCCATGACCACCAACAGCAATATCAGCCGGCCCATTGTCTCCTCCCATGGATAG
- the Rrp36 gene encoding ribosomal RNA processing protein 36 homolog isoform X1 encodes MRKAVSSGKVGAGGPRSAMKGGDATGDRPKADTSDMSFEELLRLQSQVRPKANKQLVAGNSTKTRSPRQPVCVADKHRPLEMSAKVRVPFLRQVVPVSKKVARDPRFDDLSGDYNPEVFDKTYQFLNDIRAKEKQLVKKQLKKHRSGEEREKLQQLLQRMEQQETAQQERKQQQELHLALKQERRALAQQGHRPYFLKKSEQRQLALAERFKELKRSKKLESFLSRKRRRNAGKDRRRLPLSKE; translated from the exons ATGCGGAAAGCTGTTTCTAGTGGCAAGGTCGGGGCCGGAGGTCCCCGCAGTGCCATGAAGGGTGGGGATGCGACCGGCGACCGGCCGAAGG CAGACACATCTGACATGTCATTTGAGGAGCTGTTGAGATTACAGAGCCAAGTGAGACCCAAGGCAAACAAACAATTGGTAGCTGGAAACAGCACTAAAACTCGAAGCCCCAGACAACCCGTGTGTGTCGCAGATAAGCACCG GCCTCTGGAAATGTCAGCCAAAGTCCGGGTGCCATTCTTACGTCAGGTGGTTCCTGTCAGTAAAAAG GTCGCCCGAGACCCCCGCTTTGACGATCTGTCAGGGGACTATAACCCTGAAGTGTTTGACAAGACTTACCAGTTCCTGAATGATATTCGAGCCAAGGAGAAACAG CTTGTGAAGAAGCAGTTGAAGAAGCACCGCTCAGGGGAGGAGCGTGAGAAGCTGCAGCAGCTGCTTCAGCGGATG GAGCAGCAAGAGACAGCACAGCAGGAGCgcaagcagcagcaggagctgcACCTGGCCTTGAAGCAGGAGCGGAGGGCTCTGGCACAGCAGGGCCATCGGCCATACTTCCTGAAGAAAT CCGAGCAGCGCCAGCTGGCCCTCGCTGAGAGGTTCAAGGAGCTGAAACGCAGCAAGAAGCTGGAGAGTTTCCTGAGTCGGAAGCGGCGCCGGAACGCGGGCAAGGACAGGAGGCGTCTCCCTCTGAGCAAGGAGTAG
- the Rrp36 gene encoding ribosomal RNA processing protein 36 homolog isoform X3: protein MSFEELLRLQSQVRPKANKQLVAGNSTKTRSPRQPVCVADKHRPLEMSAKVRVPFLRQVVPVSKKVARDPRFDDLSGDYNPEVFDKTYQFLNDIRAKEKQLVKKQLKKHRSGEEREKLQQLLQRMEQQETAQQERKQQQELHLALKQERRALAQQGHRPYFLKKSEQRQLALAERFKELKRSKKLESFLSRKRRRNAGKDRRRLPLSKE, encoded by the exons ATGTCATTTGAGGAGCTGTTGAGATTACAGAGCCAAGTGAGACCCAAGGCAAACAAACAATTGGTAGCTGGAAACAGCACTAAAACTCGAAGCCCCAGACAACCCGTGTGTGTCGCAGATAAGCACCG GCCTCTGGAAATGTCAGCCAAAGTCCGGGTGCCATTCTTACGTCAGGTGGTTCCTGTCAGTAAAAAG GTCGCCCGAGACCCCCGCTTTGACGATCTGTCAGGGGACTATAACCCTGAAGTGTTTGACAAGACTTACCAGTTCCTGAATGATATTCGAGCCAAGGAGAAACAG CTTGTGAAGAAGCAGTTGAAGAAGCACCGCTCAGGGGAGGAGCGTGAGAAGCTGCAGCAGCTGCTTCAGCGGATG GAGCAGCAAGAGACAGCACAGCAGGAGCgcaagcagcagcaggagctgcACCTGGCCTTGAAGCAGGAGCGGAGGGCTCTGGCACAGCAGGGCCATCGGCCATACTTCCTGAAGAAAT CCGAGCAGCGCCAGCTGGCCCTCGCTGAGAGGTTCAAGGAGCTGAAACGCAGCAAGAAGCTGGAGAGTTTCCTGAGTCGGAAGCGGCGCCGGAACGCGGGCAAGGACAGGAGGCGTCTCCCTCTGAGCAAGGAGTAG